In Euphorbia lathyris chromosome 10, ddEupLath1.1, whole genome shotgun sequence, a single genomic region encodes these proteins:
- the LOC136209108 gene encoding uncharacterized protein yields MADQHSLCVLTVMDRLWFDEIILFSPDSSSSNPLLHLPNLTHLQQQEQTPPQENPISHHSSEEEEEEKRRTRTNKLSTTRSRRSHSSSIMRRSSSMRAVEVYSMSCRSLRSELEMEEVKGFMDLGFNFNKENISPRMASVVPGLLRLNFKFLESSDSDKFNDDEEDEDENEDEDSDIVRDEEEEEDDDEKGIMRPYLSEAWLIRRPNSPLLNLKLPRGDSADSDMKKHLKFWAKTVATHVIHQDS; encoded by the exons ATGGCTGATCAGCATTCTTTATGTGTATTAACAGTGATGGATAGACTATGGTTTGATGAAATCATACTTTTCTCACCAGATTCATCATCTTCAAATCCTCTTCTTCACTTGCCTAATTTAACTCATCTTCAACAACAAGAACAAACTCCACCCcaagaaaatcccatctctcaTCATTCTTCAGAG gaggaagaagaagaaaagagacgaacaagaACGAATAAACTTTCCACCACCAGAAGTCGTCGTTCACATTCTTCATCCATCATGAGACGGTCATCCTCAATGAGAGCAGTAGAGGTATACTCGATGAGTTGCCGAAGCTTAAGATCCGAGTTAGAAATGGAAGAAGTGAAAGGTTTTATGGATCTGGGATTCAATTTCAACAAAGAAAACATCAGTCCAAGAATGGCAAGTGTAGTTCCTGGATTGCTCAgacttaatttcaaatttctcGAATCATCGGATTCCGACAAATTTAATGACgacgaagaagatgaagatgaaaacgAAGACGAAGATAGTGATATTGTTAgagatgaggaggaagaagaagacgacGACGAGAAAGGGATAATGAGGCCATATTTATCCGAAGCATGGTTAATCCGGAGACCGAATTCACCATTGTTGAATCTTAAATTACCAAGAGGAGATTCAGCTGATTCTGACATGAAAAAACACCTCAAATTTTGGGCTAAAACTGTTGCAACTCATGTTATTCACCAAGATTCTTGA